TAGAAAAATTAGAAGCTATGACTTGTGTATGTTCTGTTGGATTAGATATGATAGCCATACCAGGAGATACTTCTGCAGAAACTATATCTGGTATGATAGCAGATGAGGCAGCTATTGGAGTTATAAATAACAAAACCACAGCAGTAAGAATTATACCAGTGCCAGGAAAAGGTGTAGGCGACGAGGTAGAATTTGGAGGACTTTTAGGAAGAGCTCCAATTATGCCAGTTAGCAAATTTTCCAGTGCAGATTTTGTAAAAAGAGGAGGAAGAATTCCTGCACCTATACATAGCTTTAAAAACTAAGAGGTGATTTTTTTGAGTGAAAGGTTAGTATATAATGGATGGATGAAATTATACAAAAGAGCTATTGGAAATAAAGAGTATGAAATTTTAAAAAATCATGATGCAGTTTCAGCTATAGTTTTAAATGAGTTTAATGAAATATTACTTGTAAAACAATTTAGACCTTCAGTAATGAAAGAAACATTAGAAATACCAGCTGGACTTTTAGATGTTGAAGGTGAATCAGAAGAAGAGTGTATAGTAAGAGAACTAGAAGAGGAAACAGCTCTAAAAGTAGATAAAAACAATTTAGAGAGAATAGTTTCTTACAAACCAATACTTGGATTTAGTGAAAGTAACATGACTATGTTTAAAATTAAAATTAAAAAAGAAGACTTTAATTCTAGTAAAATTAAAGATGTAGATGTAACGGAAGGAATATGGACTTCTTTTAAAGAATTAGAAGATAAGATAAATTTAGGAGAAATTATAGATGATAAAACTATAATGGCATATTTTTATCTTAAAAGTAGTAATTAAAATTTAGTGAAAAATACCCTGAATAAATAATTCAGGGTATTTTTTATATCTTATTTAGTTTTAGTGTATTCGCTTATATTATTATAATCCACTTTAAAGGTTTCGCCTTCATTTAAAAGAATGTGACCAGAAGAATAAGGTTTACCACCTAATGTTATATAAGCCTTATCTACATTATAATAATTGCAAAGAGTATTAGTTATACATGTTAGAATAGATGTTTCAACTCCTCCACCTACATTCATAGCTTTAACAAAATTATCTGAGAAATCTACATTTACTGTATTAGTACTTCTGTCTAAGAAAATTTTATTAATTTTGATATCAGAATTAATTAATGGACTTAATTCTTCAGCAGGTGATTTTTTAAAGTATGGTTCTATTTGAGATATAACAGTATCATTAGTATTAAAATTTAATTTATTTTTTACAAAAACAATTTTATCTGTAGCGGCATTATAATGATAAAACTTTACAGTTTGAACTACAGGAACATTATCTTTTACGTATTCTAGTTCGGATTTAACTTCCATTCCGTCAGAAGAATATAAAGACTTAACTAATCCTATATCTTTTACATAGTAATCAAAGTTTTTGTAATTTTTACCTTCTGTAGTTACCTCTATAGCTTTATATTTTCCATAGGGTACTTCTATTTCTTTATCTGTGCTGGATATATACCTCTTATCTCCATTTGGAAGATTCCAAGAGGTCCCTTCTTTAAAAGGTTCCTTTAATAAAACTTCATATTCTTTATTATCGGTATCTATTATATTATCTCTATAATAAAACTCTGATTTAGTAGTTATAAGTCTTAATTCTCCGTCTTTAATTTCTACTACCTTAGCTGAAGTAGTTCCAGGATTTACTTCTCTTATTTGAATTCTATTTTCCTTTATAAAGTCAGTATAAATATCTTTATCAGCATATTCATTACCTTCACCTTTATATTTAAGTCTTACATTCTCTTTAAATGGATAAAAATCTTTAACAGTATAATTTAATACCTCTTTATTAGAGGCTGTATTTTCATTTTTAGAATTAGGCTCTGATATTTTAGGTTTGTTACAAGAAACTAAGAATAAAAATGGAACAATTAATAATGCTATGAATTTTTTCATATAAATCCCTCCTCTTTATTTTATTATACAGTCTAATTATAAAATAATAAAGTGTTAATTGTACTACCAAATATTACATAACGCTAGTTTATAAGAAGAAGGATAGATTAAATTAGTTTATTAAAGACAAGTTTTCATGGTTTCTACTATATATGAAATATTTTCTTTTTTAATCCAATAGTGTGTAACAAATCTAAACTTACCATCTTCTTTACCATTAATTTTTATGCCCTTATTATAAAATTTATTTACTATATCTTCTTCATTATAATCTATATTTTCTATAGAGAAAAATACCATATTAATATTTATATCTTCTAAATTAACTTTTATATTTGGTATTTTACTTAATTCTTTTCCTAATAATAATGCATTTTCATAATCTTTTTTTAATTGAGGAATCATTTCCTTTAAAGCCACTAGACCAGGTGCTGCTAGTACTCCAGCTTGTCTTAAGCCTCCCCCCATAAGTTTTCTCT
This window of the Clostridium cochlearium genome carries:
- a CDS encoding NUDIX hydrolase, giving the protein MIFLSERLVYNGWMKLYKRAIGNKEYEILKNHDAVSAIVLNEFNEILLVKQFRPSVMKETLEIPAGLLDVEGESEEECIVRELEEETALKVDKNNLERIVSYKPILGFSESNMTMFKIKIKKEDFNSSKIKDVDVTEGIWTSFKELEDKINLGEIIDDKTIMAYFYLKSSN
- a CDS encoding GerMN domain-containing protein yields the protein MKKFIALLIVPFLFLVSCNKPKISEPNSKNENTASNKEVLNYTVKDFYPFKENVRLKYKGEGNEYADKDIYTDFIKENRIQIREVNPGTTSAKVVEIKDGELRLITTKSEFYYRDNIIDTDNKEYEVLLKEPFKEGTSWNLPNGDKRYISSTDKEIEVPYGKYKAIEVTTEGKNYKNFDYYVKDIGLVKSLYSSDGMEVKSELEYVKDNVPVVQTVKFYHYNAATDKIVFVKNKLNFNTNDTVISQIEPYFKKSPAEELSPLINSDIKINKIFLDRSTNTVNVDFSDNFVKAMNVGGGVETSILTCITNTLCNYYNVDKAYITLGGKPYSSGHILLNEGETFKVDYNNISEYTKTK